A stretch of Triticum aestivum cultivar Chinese Spring chromosome 1D, IWGSC CS RefSeq v2.1, whole genome shotgun sequence DNA encodes these proteins:
- the LOC123179250 gene encoding protein RESTRICTED TEV MOVEMENT 2: protein MAAATGAKQQHPHPAPPPGATVVDPKFEWAEKAGTYVLRLTLTGFRKDDFRVQVDGAGRLTIRGTRPGASLHKVFQLPSAASLDDIAGRFEAGVLTLTMPKRAGAPKEEGAPTEQVDGDGKRRDAGGEKKVPEPAPSGDAAPTSIEEIRTKPKEEQQRPKKEKELEPKAPQAAAAAQTPEKQAPNPTSSDKAMAAVDRECLAETVRRRGEEERAKAAAAATAMEARAEQEKKAAATACSRWKERMTEGLGQLTDMKWAESAMEMARKNKEVVAVGVAAFTLGFFVSQRLFKK, encoded by the coding sequence ATGGCGGCTGCCACCGGCGCCAAGCAGCAGCATCCGCACCCAGCTCCACCACCGGGGGCAACGGTGGTGGACCCCAAGTTCGAGTGGGCGGAGAAGGCCGGCACCTACGTGCTCCGCCTCACCCTGACCGGCTTCAGGAAGGACGACTTCCGGGTGCAGGTCGACGGCGCGGGCCGGCTCACCATCCGCGGCACCAGGCCGGGCGCCTCCCTCCACAAGGTCTTCCAGCTGCCCTCCGCCGCCAGCCTCGACGACAtcgccggccgcttcgaggccggTGTGCTCACGCTCACCATGCCCAAGCGTGCCGGTGCGCccaaggaggagggtgcgccaacaGAGCAGGTCGACGGCGACGGGAAGAGGAGAGACGCCGGCGGTGAGAAGAAGGTGCCTGAACCCGCACCTTCCGGTGATGCGGCTCCCACATCCATCGAGGAGATCAGAACGAAGCCCAAGGAAGAGCAGCAGAGGCCGAAGAAGGAAAAAGAACTGGAGCCCAAGGCTCCCCAGGCGGCAGCAGCTGCGCAGACACCGGAGAAGCAAGCACCGAATCCAACCTCCAGCGACAAGGCCATGGCGGCGGTTGACCGGGAGTGCCTGGCAGAGACGGTGAGGCGACGCGGCGAGGAAGAGAGGGCCaaggctgctgcggcggcgacggccatGGAAGCTAGAGCAGAGCAGGAGAAGAAGGCGGCGGCCACGGCGTGCAGCCGCTGGAAAGAGCGCATGACGGAAGGCCTGGGGCAGCTGACGGACATGAAGTGGGCGGAGAGCGCAATGGAGATGGCGAGGAAGAACAAGGAGGTGGTGGCCGTCGGAGTCGCCGCCTTCACACTCGGCTTCTTCGTCTCCCAGAGGCTCTTCAAGAAGTGA